Proteins encoded together in one Anoxybacillus flavithermus window:
- the panC gene encoding pantoate--beta-alanine ligase, which yields MITIEKIEQMQDCIMAERQKGKTIGFVPTMGYLHEGHVALLERARKENDIVVLSIFVNPLQFGPNEDFDRYPRDFERDYKIAERAGVDIIFYPSVTEMYPHEPSVTVKVHERVDVLCGKSRPGHFDGVATVVTKLFHIVMPHRAYFGLKDAQQVAVIDGLIRDFHFPIELVAVPTVREDDGLAKSSRNVYLSEQERQEAPALYAALQKGKTLIEAGERDVETVRKAIVHHIEQYTTGVIDYVEIYSYPELQPLDTLRGKIIVALAVRFTNARLIDNIVMNVQ from the coding sequence GTGATTACAATCGAAAAAATCGAACAGATGCAAGACTGTATAATGGCTGAGCGTCAAAAAGGAAAAACGATCGGTTTTGTGCCAACGATGGGATACTTGCATGAAGGTCATGTGGCGTTGTTGGAACGGGCACGCAAGGAAAATGACATCGTCGTTTTAAGCATTTTTGTTAACCCGCTTCAATTTGGACCAAACGAAGATTTCGATCGTTATCCACGTGATTTTGAGCGTGATTATAAAATAGCTGAACGAGCAGGTGTGGACATTATATTTTACCCTTCTGTGACAGAAATGTATCCGCATGAACCGTCGGTCACAGTGAAAGTGCATGAACGAGTGGATGTGCTTTGTGGAAAGTCCCGCCCTGGTCATTTTGACGGTGTCGCAACGGTGGTGACGAAGCTGTTTCATATCGTCATGCCACATCGCGCATATTTCGGGCTGAAAGATGCGCAACAAGTGGCGGTCATCGACGGACTTATCCGCGATTTCCATTTTCCGATCGAACTCGTTGCTGTTCCGACAGTACGTGAAGACGATGGCCTTGCAAAAAGCTCACGCAACGTGTATTTAAGCGAGCAAGAACGGCAAGAAGCTCCGGCGTTATATGCTGCTTTACAAAAAGGAAAAACGCTCATTGAAGCAGGAGAACGTGACGTGGAGACCGTACGAAAAGCGATTGTGCACCATATTGAGCAATATACAACCGGCGTCATCGATTACGTAGAGATTTATTCGTATCCAGAGTTGCAGCCGCTCGACACGTTACGGGGAAAAATTATTGTTGCGCTCGCTGTGCGGTTTACAAATGCGCGTTTGATTGATAATATCGTTATGAACGTACAATAA
- a CDS encoding bifunctional biotin--[acetyl-CoA-carboxylase] synthetase/biotin operon repressor has translation MQSETRKQLLKLFTEAGETFLSGQKISEQLGCSRTAIWKHIEDLRKEGFEVEAVRKLGYRLKKMPDKLNANELQLGLKTKRFGWSVYDQESVPSTQQLAHQLAHEGAEEGTVVIAEEQTAGRGRLNRSWHSPKGTGIWMSIILRPSIPLQQAPQLTLLVAVAVAQTIQEITNIVPDIKWPNDILINGKKVAGILTELQADPDQVRAVIVGIGMNVNQKQFPNDIAPIATSLAIETGRTFHRPKIVQTLLQKLEQLYEQYLQHGFLPIKLLWEGYSVTIGQQIVARTLNGAIRGVALGITDSGTLKVQTEDGAVHYIYSADIEIKKQ, from the coding sequence GTGCAATCAGAAACGAGAAAACAATTGTTAAAACTATTTACAGAAGCAGGCGAAACATTTTTGTCCGGGCAAAAAATTAGCGAGCAGCTCGGTTGCTCACGAACAGCTATTTGGAAACATATCGAAGACTTAAGAAAAGAAGGATTTGAAGTTGAAGCGGTTCGCAAGCTCGGCTATCGCTTAAAAAAAATGCCAGATAAACTAAACGCTAATGAACTACAACTCGGATTAAAAACGAAACGTTTTGGCTGGAGTGTATACGATCAAGAAAGCGTGCCGTCAACACAACAATTGGCTCATCAACTTGCCCATGAAGGCGCCGAAGAAGGGACGGTTGTCATTGCGGAAGAACAAACGGCAGGAAGAGGCCGTTTAAATCGGTCATGGCATTCACCGAAAGGAACAGGAATTTGGATGAGCATCATTTTACGTCCGTCCATTCCGCTACAGCAAGCTCCTCAATTAACTCTTTTAGTGGCTGTTGCGGTCGCTCAAACGATCCAAGAGATAACAAATATCGTACCGGACATTAAATGGCCAAACGATATATTAATCAATGGTAAAAAAGTCGCTGGCATTTTAACGGAATTACAAGCCGATCCCGATCAAGTGCGAGCAGTCATCGTCGGCATCGGCATGAACGTCAATCAAAAACAGTTTCCAAACGATATTGCTCCAATTGCGACATCACTCGCGATTGAAACGGGACGAACGTTCCATCGGCCGAAAATTGTTCAAACGTTATTGCAAAAATTAGAACAGTTATACGAACAATATTTACAACATGGTTTTTTACCGATTAAACTGTTGTGGGAAGGCTATTCGGTAACGATCGGTCAACAAATTGTAGCGCGTACATTAAATGGAGCCATTCGTGGTGTAGCACTTGGCATTACAGATTCGGGCACGTTAAAAGTGCAAACAGAAGACGGAGCCGTTCATTACATTTATTCTGCAGATATTGAAATAAAAAAACAGTAG
- a CDS encoding CCA tRNA nucleotidyltransferase has product MNEQFRQALSVIKTLKRHGHEAYFVGGAVRDYLLQRPIGDIDIATSAHPQEVMAIFPRTVPVGIAHGTVMVIERGVSYEVTTFRKEGRYEDYRRPKDVTFVRSLNEDLQRRDFTMNAIAMNEYGEIIDPFGGVEALKQRIIETVGDAAERFNEDALRMMRALRFVSQLGFSLSLKTKQAIIQYGHLLQHIAVERIAVEFEKLLLGPFVSKAIALLVETNLFAYLPELATKKEELIKLSSYSLVPVDRIEAWAQFAFVVHFHREQLKNWKLSNHLIRDILICLKALEHIRSLTDWTIDALYEYGPYIPHIERIRAAVYDDKPSVHSLLKQWEMLPIRNRKELAINGHDLLVLFKKKGGPWLSEMIENIERAVLHRQVENEKEKLKEWAMCNQKRENNC; this is encoded by the coding sequence ATGAACGAACAGTTTCGGCAGGCGCTCTCTGTCATTAAAACGTTAAAACGCCATGGACATGAAGCGTATTTTGTCGGTGGTGCGGTGCGCGACTATTTATTACAAAGACCGATTGGAGACATTGATATTGCGACATCGGCCCACCCGCAAGAAGTGATGGCCATTTTTCCTAGAACGGTTCCTGTTGGTATTGCGCATGGCACAGTAATGGTCATTGAACGTGGCGTTTCATATGAAGTGACGACATTTCGAAAGGAAGGGCGGTATGAAGATTACCGAAGACCGAAAGATGTCACGTTCGTTCGTTCTCTTAACGAAGATTTGCAACGGCGCGATTTTACGATGAATGCGATCGCGATGAATGAGTACGGTGAGATCATCGATCCGTTTGGAGGAGTGGAAGCATTAAAGCAGCGCATCATTGAAACAGTTGGAGATGCTGCTGAACGCTTTAACGAGGATGCGTTGCGGATGATGCGAGCGCTTCGATTTGTCAGTCAACTCGGTTTTTCTTTATCACTGAAGACGAAACAAGCGATCATACAATACGGCCATTTATTACAACATATCGCCGTTGAGCGCATTGCTGTTGAATTTGAGAAATTGTTGCTCGGTCCATTTGTATCGAAAGCGATCGCACTTTTAGTGGAGACGAATTTATTTGCTTACTTGCCTGAGCTTGCAACAAAAAAAGAGGAGCTGATCAAGCTAAGTAGTTATTCTTTAGTACCAGTCGATCGCATTGAAGCATGGGCACAATTTGCATTTGTCGTTCACTTTCATCGTGAACAATTAAAAAATTGGAAATTGTCGAATCATCTCATTCGTGACATTTTGATTTGTTTAAAGGCGCTTGAACATATTCGCTCACTTACGGACTGGACAATCGATGCATTATACGAGTATGGACCGTACATTCCGCACATTGAACGTATACGTGCAGCTGTTTATGACGACAAACCGTCTGTTCACTCGTTATTGAAACAATGGGAAATGCTGCCGATTCGCAATCGAAAAGAGTTGGCGATCAACGGTCATGATTTGCTCGTTTTATTTAAGAAAAAAGGCGGTCCTTGGTTATCGGAAATGATTGAAAACATCGAGCGTGCCGTATTGCATCGTCAAGTAGAAAATGAGAAAGAGAAGCTAAAGGAGTGGGCGATGTGCAATCAGAAACGAGAAAACAATTGTTAA
- the dinG gene encoding ATP-dependent DNA helicase DinG, producing MNDRFVVVDIETTGNAPKKEDRIIQIGFVVIEGGKVSERFSTFVQPERDIPLFIQQLTGIDHAMVHDAPPFQHIAAMLVEQWEGAYFVAHNVQFDWAFLQEEFIRSGIQPPTCRLLDTVELARFLMPTQSSYKLNHLAEALSLAHDRPHQADYDAEATAQLLLFLLHKLSRLPLVTLKQLRRHSQPLKSDLTALLDKFISKKERSLQTNESIVEYEGIALKAWDSPKRVDRHEHLPSFLQWFATNPFVAPFEYREGQKQMMDDVNYALQTCQHALIEAGTGVGKTMAYLLPAVFYAVKQQQPIVVSTYTLQLQKQMIEKELPRVAQLVPFPFTTAVLKGKRNYMSVRKFARTLKRIDTNYDIALTKCQLLVWLTETETGDVDELNLTAGGALFWEDVHSDDTNEEYDFFVRAKEKAKHAHVIITNHSFVMHDLTADEKFLPPYEQLIIDEAHHLEDVAAHFFGRHVSYEYIRLLWTRMNDIAMIHKMGALRSLLGDLEYELNQLFQSLRHYVLRRQKGDGRMRYRFVPWKEYGKEWSGTIELLMRIMNDVQQLSQMINDIPKEDVKPFTTFIDTLCTLQHLLTSDDDDIVRWLEVDAKAAVNAVTVISQPLDLAHFFADQLFSRKRSVILTSATLTTNARFSFIISRLGLDDFYPFTRIIPSPFSYEKQAALMVPTDLPTFPSVTVEQYAEHAAQQVIRIARHTRGRMLVLFTSYELLKQTYVYAKQFNDDQFVLLAQGVSGGNAAKLTRHFQQFEQAILFGTSSFWEGIDLPGSEVTCVVIVRLPFAPPDDPVMEAKSDYIRAKGGNPFYDLSLPQAILRFKQGFGRLIRTKEDRGIIFVFDQRLLTASYSKYFLQSLPPIRVYHAPLLELLQHVNEWL from the coding sequence ATGAATGATCGCTTTGTCGTCGTCGATATTGAAACGACAGGAAATGCCCCGAAAAAAGAAGATCGCATCATCCAAATCGGTTTTGTCGTCATCGAGGGCGGCAAAGTTAGTGAACGTTTTTCAACATTTGTTCAGCCAGAGCGGGATATCCCGCTGTTTATTCAACAACTAACAGGTATTGATCATGCGATGGTGCATGATGCTCCGCCGTTCCAACATATCGCTGCGATGCTTGTTGAACAATGGGAAGGAGCTTATTTTGTCGCGCATAACGTTCAGTTCGACTGGGCATTTTTACAAGAGGAATTTATTCGTAGCGGAATACAACCACCGACATGTCGGCTTTTAGATACGGTAGAACTCGCTCGTTTTCTTATGCCGACACAATCAAGCTATAAACTGAATCACTTAGCCGAAGCGTTGTCGCTTGCGCATGATCGCCCGCACCAAGCAGATTACGACGCAGAAGCAACGGCGCAACTGCTTCTTTTTTTACTGCACAAGCTATCCCGTTTACCGCTTGTGACATTAAAACAATTACGCCGCCATAGTCAACCGTTAAAAAGCGATTTGACCGCTCTGTTAGATAAATTCATTTCCAAAAAAGAACGCTCGCTTCAAACGAATGAATCCATCGTTGAATATGAAGGCATTGCTTTAAAGGCGTGGGATTCGCCAAAACGAGTTGATCGTCATGAACATCTTCCATCTTTTTTACAATGGTTTGCCACAAATCCATTTGTGGCGCCGTTTGAATATCGAGAAGGACAAAAACAAATGATGGACGACGTTAACTATGCGCTACAAACGTGCCAACATGCGTTAATTGAAGCGGGAACGGGCGTCGGAAAGACGATGGCGTACTTGCTCCCGGCCGTCTTTTATGCGGTGAAGCAACAGCAACCAATCGTCGTTAGCACCTATACGCTCCAGCTACAAAAACAAATGATTGAAAAAGAGTTGCCGCGAGTTGCACAGCTCGTCCCTTTCCCATTTACGACCGCTGTTTTAAAAGGAAAGCGAAACTATATGAGCGTACGAAAATTTGCTCGCACGTTAAAACGTATCGATACAAATTACGATATTGCGTTAACGAAATGTCAATTGCTTGTTTGGTTAACAGAAACAGAGACAGGGGATGTTGATGAACTAAACTTAACGGCAGGTGGCGCGCTATTTTGGGAAGATGTACATAGCGATGATACGAATGAAGAATACGATTTTTTCGTTCGCGCGAAAGAAAAAGCGAAACATGCACATGTTATTATTACAAACCATTCATTTGTTATGCACGATTTAACAGCGGATGAAAAATTTTTGCCACCGTATGAACAACTCATTATTGATGAAGCGCATCATTTAGAAGATGTAGCTGCTCACTTTTTCGGAAGGCACGTTTCATACGAATACATTCGTTTATTGTGGACACGAATGAACGACATCGCTATGATACACAAAATGGGGGCGCTTCGCTCGCTTTTAGGGGATCTTGAATACGAACTCAATCAACTATTTCAATCTCTGCGTCATTATGTGTTGCGTCGTCAAAAAGGAGATGGACGTATGCGTTACCGTTTCGTCCCGTGGAAAGAATACGGAAAAGAGTGGAGCGGAACGATCGAGTTGCTTATGCGCATAATGAATGACGTGCAACAGTTATCACAAATGATAAACGATATTCCAAAAGAAGATGTGAAGCCTTTTACGACGTTTATTGATACTTTATGTACGTTGCAACATTTATTAACGAGCGATGATGATGATATTGTTCGTTGGCTCGAAGTAGATGCAAAAGCTGCAGTGAATGCAGTCACAGTTATTTCACAACCGCTCGATTTAGCTCATTTTTTTGCTGATCAATTATTTTCACGGAAGCGGAGCGTCATTTTAACTTCGGCTACGTTAACGACAAATGCTCGTTTTTCATTTATCATTTCGCGTCTTGGTCTTGACGATTTTTATCCATTCACACGCATCATTCCGTCTCCGTTTTCGTATGAAAAACAAGCTGCCCTTATGGTGCCAACAGACTTACCGACGTTTCCTTCGGTTACAGTTGAGCAATATGCGGAGCATGCAGCCCAACAAGTGATACGCATCGCCCGACATACAAGGGGACGAATGCTCGTATTATTCACATCGTATGAATTGTTAAAACAAACGTATGTGTATGCGAAACAATTTAACGATGATCAGTTTGTATTGCTTGCTCAAGGAGTGAGCGGAGGCAACGCAGCGAAATTAACACGCCATTTTCAACAGTTTGAGCAAGCGATTTTATTTGGCACAAGTAGTTTTTGGGAAGGAATCGACCTTCCAGGAAGCGAAGTGACATGCGTTGTCATTGTTCGATTGCCGTTTGCGCCGCCAGATGATCCGGTCATGGAAGCGAAAAGCGATTATATTCGCGCAAAAGGAGGCAATCCATTTTACGATTTATCGTTGCCGCAAGCAATTTTACGCTTTAAGCAAGGATTTGGACGATTAATTCGGACAAAAGAAGATCGTGGAATCATTTTCGTCTTCGACCAACGATTGTTAACAGCATCATATAGCAAATATTTTTTACAGTCGTTGCCACCTATTCGGGTATATCATGCGCCGCTTTTGGAGCTTTTACAACATGTAAACGAATGGCTATAA
- a CDS encoding DUF5590 domain-containing protein, whose translation MKKVLIAFVCLLFTALFLYIDAYSDAVSSKNESEQRAMKQAEKKGIIHIDDVYTYRGSEVYVIVIGKNDEGEQMIAWVTEKGEIIDVRKASEGITKQQAQSSIKTYHPKEVVSVKLGMEKGIPLWEITYIDERDRYSFYYVRFEDGAFLKRYHFARGKDS comes from the coding sequence ATGAAGAAGGTTTTGATTGCCTTCGTATGCTTGTTGTTTACGGCGTTATTTCTATATATCGACGCATATAGTGATGCGGTATCATCTAAAAACGAAAGTGAACAACGTGCGATGAAACAGGCAGAGAAAAAAGGGATCATCCATATCGATGACGTATATACGTACCGAGGTAGTGAGGTATACGTGATCGTCATAGGAAAAAATGATGAAGGTGAACAAATGATTGCGTGGGTGACAGAAAAAGGGGAAATTATCGATGTTCGAAAGGCTTCGGAAGGTATTACGAAACAACAAGCGCAATCGTCCATTAAAACGTATCATCCGAAAGAAGTCGTATCAGTAAAATTAGGAATGGAAAAAGGGATCCCGCTATGGGAAATTACATATATTGACGAACGAGACCGTTATTCGTTTTATTACGTTCGTTTTGAAGACGGGGCCTTTTTGAAAAGATATCATTTTGCGAGGGGGAAGGATTCATGA
- the panD gene encoding aspartate 1-decarboxylase, with product MFRTLMNAKIHRARVTEANLNYVGSITIDEDILDAVGMVPNEKVQIVNNNNGARFETYIIPGERGSGVFCLNGAAARLVQKDDIIIVISYVLVPEEKLASHRPKIAIMDEHNRIKELIVQEPAATVL from the coding sequence ATGTTTCGCACATTAATGAACGCTAAAATTCATCGTGCTCGCGTGACGGAAGCCAATTTAAACTATGTCGGTAGCATTACAATTGATGAAGATATTTTAGATGCTGTTGGCATGGTGCCAAATGAAAAGGTGCAAATTGTAAATAATAACAACGGAGCACGATTTGAAACGTATATTATTCCTGGTGAAAGAGGAAGCGGTGTGTTTTGTTTAAACGGAGCAGCAGCCCGTCTCGTGCAAAAAGATGATATTATCATCGTCATTTCATATGTACTCGTACCAGAAGAAAAATTAGCATCACACCGTCCGAAAATTGCGATTATGGACGAGCATAACCGCATTAAAGAACTCATTGTCCAAGAGCCGGCGGCGACCGTTTTATAA
- a CDS encoding YpmA family protein has protein sequence MESKIEVLATVKVEYSSDLYKIVDCLNRTLKEKDLMFGLALDEENKEKAVFTIYRT, from the coding sequence GTGGAAAGTAAAATCGAAGTATTAGCAACTGTAAAAGTTGAATACTCATCAGACTTATATAAAATTGTTGATTGTTTAAACCGGACGTTAAAAGAAAAAGACTTAATGTTTGGACTAGCGCTTGATGAAGAAAATAAAGAAAAGGCTGTATTTACGATTTATCGAACGTAA
- a CDS encoding ComEC/Rec2 family competence protein, giving the protein MKGVGVLQWVLLFLICNSLMHPSTSAGHIQKIDMMLEEEEMAIIFLPLSDGEATLFKHASGKTVLLNTGAPHTERELKRWFEHFHITEIDELLLTSDDREYIGNVKWIEQTYGPKVVSEWKEQKVYEPFPHFRMQPLYIDNGDVTMSIQYGRLRLLYMAHASDDVEQKLMTMPLSDVNILKIAHFGVNDYPRTSFLKHVDPQVAIIFKKHGSWTNERLLERLYAAWIDCYETNRFGVIVVKCNLEEYDVMTF; this is encoded by the coding sequence ATGAAGGGAGTGGGCGTTTTGCAATGGGTGTTATTATTTTTGATATGCAATAGTTTAATGCATCCTTCAACATCAGCGGGGCATATTCAAAAAATTGATATGATGCTCGAAGAAGAAGAAATGGCGATTATTTTTTTGCCGCTTAGTGATGGGGAAGCGACGTTATTCAAACACGCAAGCGGAAAAACGGTATTGTTAAATACAGGGGCTCCGCATACAGAACGCGAACTAAAAAGATGGTTTGAACATTTCCATATTACCGAAATCGACGAACTTTTGTTAACGAGCGATGATCGGGAATATATCGGCAATGTGAAATGGATTGAACAAACGTACGGTCCGAAAGTGGTGAGCGAATGGAAAGAACAAAAGGTGTATGAACCGTTTCCCCATTTTCGGATGCAGCCGCTCTATATTGACAATGGAGATGTAACAATGTCGATTCAGTACGGGCGTCTTCGCCTTTTATATATGGCGCATGCGAGCGACGATGTGGAACAAAAGTTGATGACGATGCCGCTTAGTGATGTAAACATATTAAAAATTGCTCATTTCGGCGTCAATGATTACCCGCGTACATCGTTTTTAAAACATGTCGATCCACAAGTAGCAATCATTTTTAAGAAACATGGCAGCTGGACGAATGAACGGTTGCTTGAGCGGCTGTACGCTGCCTGGATTGATTGTTATGAGACAAATCGTTTTGGTGTCATTGTAGTGAAATGCAACTTAGAGGAATACGACGTCATGACATTTTAA
- the panB gene encoding 3-methyl-2-oxobutanoate hydroxymethyltransferase, producing MKTKLDFLNMKKNHEPIVMLTAYDYPSAKLAEAAGVDMILVGDSLGMVVLGYDSTIPVTVADMIHHTKAVRRGAPHTFIVTDMPFMSYSTVNDALQHAKAIMQQSGANAVKVEGAGPVLQVISSLTQSGVPVVAHLGLTPQSVGVLGGYKVQGKDAESARRLLEEAKACEQAGAIALVLECVPKQLGEAITKQLAIPTIGIGAGVGTDGQVLVYHDVLGYGVERVPKFVKQYANVQQTMQQALAEYVADVKTRQFPSDGQSFMMNEQQWLALYGGK from the coding sequence ATGAAAACAAAATTAGATTTTCTCAACATGAAAAAAAATCATGAGCCAATCGTTATGCTGACAGCTTACGATTACCCGTCAGCAAAACTAGCTGAGGCGGCCGGTGTTGACATGATTTTAGTTGGCGATTCACTCGGCATGGTCGTATTAGGATACGACTCAACGATTCCTGTGACGGTTGCAGATATGATTCATCATACGAAAGCCGTTCGCCGTGGCGCGCCACATACGTTTATCGTGACAGATATGCCTTTTATGTCTTACAGTACGGTGAACGATGCGTTACAACATGCAAAAGCGATCATGCAACAATCAGGGGCTAATGCTGTCAAAGTGGAAGGAGCAGGTCCTGTATTGCAAGTCATTTCCTCTTTAACACAATCAGGTGTACCTGTTGTTGCTCACCTCGGCCTAACGCCACAATCGGTCGGGGTGTTAGGTGGATATAAAGTACAAGGAAAAGATGCTGAAAGTGCTCGACGTCTTCTAGAGGAAGCAAAAGCGTGCGAGCAAGCGGGGGCGATCGCGCTCGTTTTAGAATGTGTGCCGAAGCAACTTGGCGAAGCGATTACGAAACAACTAGCCATCCCGACAATTGGTATTGGAGCGGGAGTTGGTACGGATGGACAAGTGCTTGTTTATCACGATGTACTCGGATATGGTGTAGAACGTGTACCGAAATTTGTTAAACAATATGCGAACGTTCAGCAAACGATGCAGCAAGCGCTAGCCGAGTATGTGGCTGACGTCAAAACACGTCAATTCCCGAGCGATGGGCAATCATTTATGATGAACGAACAACAATGGCTAGCGTTATACGGAGGGAAGTAA